A genomic segment from Ramlibacter agri encodes:
- a CDS encoding DsbC family protein, with protein MKTISRAVVPALVAAALAAGVAQAQAPTKANAAQVLPAPIEQQLRKNLEERLPNMGKIDEVRKTPIGGLYEVRVGTELFYSDAEGNYLVNGQIIDTKARKNLTEERQDKLLAIDFNALPSKDAFTIVRGNGKRKLAVFEDPNCPYCHRFEADLQKVDNVTVYMYLYPILGPDSIEKSKNLWCSRDKGKAWVDWMIRKDTPKQADASCDVNALARNIEFGKKYKITGTPTLVFVDGTRVPGAIGAADVEKLLASK; from the coding sequence ATGAAGACGATCTCCCGCGCTGTCGTGCCGGCCCTGGTGGCTGCGGCCCTGGCCGCCGGCGTTGCCCAGGCCCAGGCCCCGACCAAGGCGAATGCCGCGCAGGTGCTGCCGGCGCCCATCGAGCAGCAGCTGCGCAAGAACCTCGAGGAGCGCCTGCCCAACATGGGCAAGATCGACGAGGTCCGCAAGACCCCGATCGGCGGGCTCTACGAGGTGCGCGTCGGCACCGAGCTGTTCTACTCCGACGCCGAGGGCAACTACCTCGTCAACGGCCAGATCATCGACACCAAGGCGCGCAAGAACCTCACCGAGGAACGCCAGGACAAGCTGCTGGCGATCGACTTCAACGCGCTGCCCTCGAAGGACGCCTTCACCATCGTGCGCGGCAACGGCAAGCGCAAGCTGGCGGTGTTCGAGGACCCGAACTGCCCCTACTGCCACCGCTTCGAGGCCGACCTGCAGAAGGTCGACAACGTCACGGTCTACATGTACCTGTACCCGATCCTGGGGCCGGACTCCATCGAGAAGTCCAAGAACCTCTGGTGCTCGCGCGACAAGGGCAAGGCCTGGGTGGACTGGATGATCCGCAAGGACACGCCCAAGCAGGCCGACGCCAGCTGCGACGTGAACGCGCTGGCGCGCAACATCGAGTTCGGCAAGAAGTACAAGATCACCGGCACGCCCACGCTGGTGTTCGTCGACGGCACGCGCGTGCCGGGCGCCATCGGCGCGGCCGACGTCGAGAAACTGCTCGCCAGCAAGTGA
- a CDS encoding FAD-dependent monooxygenase, giving the protein MPAPLDVCIRGAGIVGRTLALLLARDRLRVGLVEAPPPAGSGHSDVRAYALNTTSRDLLARLRAWPDEQHATPVLSMDVQGDDGGRVHFAAAGEGVPALAWIVEVEPLLARLAEAVRYQPQVEVLKEPQPAALTIVCEGRASATRAEFGVDFHVTGYAQRAIAARLECEIPHGQAARQWFGEGEICALLPLGGSQGNSAALVWSVMEPRAAELLALPVPEFEARLQSICGDATGAVKLITDRAAWPLQRANADRWCGPGWVLAGDAAHNVHPLAGQGLNLGLADAEELAGVLHARESWRGLGDEKLLRRYERARKADVLAMGLTTDGLQQLFAQPAEPWSWLRNWGMRGFDRSGPIKHWVARQAMGASNLLRTGRP; this is encoded by the coding sequence ATGCCCGCCCCTCTCGATGTCTGTATCCGCGGTGCCGGGATCGTCGGCCGCACGCTGGCGCTGCTGCTGGCGCGCGACCGCCTGCGCGTAGGCCTGGTCGAAGCGCCGCCGCCGGCCGGCAGCGGCCACAGCGACGTCCGCGCCTATGCGCTCAACACCACCAGCCGCGACCTGCTGGCGCGCCTGCGCGCCTGGCCCGACGAACAGCACGCCACGCCCGTCCTCTCCATGGATGTCCAGGGTGACGACGGCGGCCGGGTGCACTTTGCCGCCGCCGGCGAAGGCGTGCCGGCGCTGGCCTGGATCGTCGAAGTGGAGCCGCTGCTGGCCCGCCTGGCCGAAGCCGTGCGCTACCAGCCGCAGGTCGAAGTGCTGAAGGAGCCGCAGCCGGCCGCCCTCACCATCGTCTGCGAAGGCCGCGCCAGCGCCACCCGGGCCGAATTCGGCGTCGATTTCCACGTCACCGGCTATGCCCAGCGCGCCATCGCGGCGCGGCTGGAATGCGAAATCCCGCACGGCCAGGCCGCCCGCCAGTGGTTTGGCGAAGGCGAAATCTGCGCCCTGCTGCCTTTGGGCGGCTCGCAGGGGAACTCTGCAGCGCTGGTGTGGTCCGTCATGGAGCCGCGCGCGGCGGAGCTGCTGGCGCTGCCCGTGCCGGAGTTCGAGGCGCGGCTGCAGTCCATCTGCGGCGATGCCACCGGCGCGGTCAAGCTCATCACCGACCGCGCCGCCTGGCCGCTGCAGCGGGCCAACGCGGACCGCTGGTGCGGCCCGGGCTGGGTGCTGGCCGGCGACGCGGCGCACAACGTGCACCCGCTCGCGGGCCAGGGCCTGAACCTGGGCCTGGCCGATGCCGAGGAACTCGCCGGCGTGCTGCACGCGCGCGAGTCCTGGCGCGGCCTGGGTGACGAAAAGCTGCTGCGCCGCTACGAGCGTGCGCGCAAGGCCGACGTCCTGGCCATGGGGCTGACGACGGATGGACTGCAACAGTTGTTCGCGCAGCCGGCCGAGCCCTGGTCGTGGCTGCGAAACTGGGGCATGCGCGGTTTCGACCGCAGCGGCCCGATCAAGCATTGGGTGGCGCGCCAGGCCATGGGCGCCAGCAATTTGTTGAGAACAGGAAGACCATGA
- a CDS encoding MOSC domain-containing protein, giving the protein MSNITARIARLFVYPVKSCAGVELKEALLTETGLDLDRAWMVVDEQGEFVSQRELPRMALVRPTLKVTEVVLRAPGMLALHLSIDTVEEPVRVKVWDDEVSAFDMGDVAAQWFTDFLGRKLRLVRFDPEHRRLSNQKWTGGVEALNQFADGYPLLVTSTASMELLNSKLPAPIGVERFRPNIVLDGIEAHDEDRLDEIAITSTDGPVVLKPVKPCVRCTIPNVDPATADVDPVVGDTLQGYRRNEKMDGGITFAMNAIVLEGFDRTLRVGDAVSGDFKFD; this is encoded by the coding sequence ATGAGCAACATCACTGCCCGCATCGCGCGCCTGTTCGTCTACCCCGTCAAATCCTGTGCCGGCGTCGAGCTGAAGGAGGCGCTGCTGACCGAGACCGGCCTGGACCTGGACCGCGCCTGGATGGTGGTGGACGAGCAGGGCGAATTCGTCAGCCAGCGCGAGCTGCCGCGGATGGCGCTGGTGCGCCCGACGCTGAAGGTGACCGAGGTGGTGCTGCGGGCGCCCGGCATGCTGGCGCTGCACCTGTCCATCGACACGGTCGAAGAGCCGGTGCGGGTGAAGGTGTGGGACGACGAGGTGAGCGCCTTCGACATGGGCGACGTCGCCGCCCAGTGGTTCACCGATTTCCTCGGCCGCAAGCTGCGGCTGGTGCGCTTCGACCCGGAACACCGCCGCCTGTCGAACCAGAAATGGACCGGCGGTGTCGAGGCCCTGAACCAGTTCGCCGACGGCTACCCGCTGCTGGTGACCAGCACGGCGTCGATGGAGCTGCTGAATTCCAAGCTGCCGGCGCCGATTGGCGTGGAGCGTTTCCGGCCGAACATCGTGCTCGATGGCATCGAGGCGCACGACGAGGACCGGCTGGACGAGATCGCCATCACGTCGACCGACGGCCCGGTGGTGCTGAAGCCGGTGAAGCCCTGCGTGCGCTGCACGATTCCCAACGTGGATCCGGCGACGGCGGACGTCGACCCGGTGGTGGGGGACACGCTGCAGGGCTACCGGCGCAACGAGAAGATGGATGGCGGCATCACCTTCGCCATGAATGCGATCGTCCTCGAAGGTTTCGACCGGACGCTGCGCGTCGGCGACGCCGTCAGCGGCGACTTCAAGTTCGATTAA
- a CDS encoding 7TM diverse intracellular signaling domain-containing protein has translation MLQDALGTIDAVSLARAWEDPAGSATLEQVASPAGQARFHAAPPPEAIHDLGNQGALWLHLRLQRPPEGRQEWVLEFPMPVLDFVTVYQRGPQGWAGESAGDTVAVNSWPEAGRYPFFRLDLPPGETRDVFVRIRHLTPANFPVRLLTSAVHARNIQLEYLALGTAFGALLLLVAGCLARGLVYRDRIFGWYAVYALVTSLGVAAFTGAAAHLLWPGFSALGDSPPPMLAAAFGVAAVLFVRNLIGVRRRFLGQDRLLKGLAGIGVVLIAAPPVLPKMLGLHLLGAYLAIATFSVLGVAAAAWRRGDEVGKWVCAAFLPMTLSVLASFMRIFGWLPVSTGSQYAVVLAMGLEIPLLLVALTIRSRERHSAQVREQALTTHDALTGLLAPHLFQDRLRQVIARYKREGQGAAVMFIDLVNHGPIKDRFGTAVAEQSLLRSVIKLHRLVRDVDTVARLGEARFAVILEGATARASVTDRGARLIAAGLMPLPGLKPDVTLQFHIAALLLSERPTEAGDVEAALADQLARMSPRTRRPIRFVAPDTPEHADSSLFLPSDDEKRSRPPLSAVS, from the coding sequence GTGCTGCAGGACGCGCTGGGCACCATCGACGCCGTGTCGCTCGCCCGCGCCTGGGAAGACCCCGCGGGCAGCGCCACCCTGGAACAGGTCGCCAGCCCCGCCGGCCAGGCTCGCTTCCATGCAGCGCCGCCGCCTGAAGCCATCCACGACCTCGGCAACCAGGGCGCGCTGTGGCTGCACCTGCGGCTGCAGCGCCCGCCGGAAGGCCGGCAGGAATGGGTGCTGGAATTCCCGATGCCGGTGCTGGACTTCGTCACCGTGTACCAGCGCGGCCCCCAGGGCTGGGCCGGCGAATCGGCGGGCGACACCGTGGCGGTGAACAGCTGGCCCGAGGCGGGCCGCTATCCCTTCTTCCGGCTGGACCTGCCGCCCGGGGAGACGCGCGACGTCTTCGTGCGCATCCGGCACCTCACGCCCGCCAACTTTCCGGTGCGGCTGCTGACCTCGGCGGTGCACGCGCGCAACATCCAGCTCGAATATCTGGCACTGGGCACCGCTTTCGGCGCGCTGCTGCTGCTGGTGGCCGGCTGCCTGGCGCGCGGCCTGGTCTACCGGGACCGCATCTTCGGCTGGTACGCCGTCTATGCGCTGGTGACCAGCCTCGGCGTGGCCGCCTTCACCGGCGCGGCGGCGCACCTGTTGTGGCCCGGCTTCAGCGCGCTGGGCGACTCGCCGCCGCCGATGCTGGCCGCGGCCTTCGGCGTCGCCGCCGTGCTGTTCGTGCGCAACCTCATCGGCGTGCGCCGCCGCTTCCTGGGGCAGGACCGGCTGCTGAAGGGGCTGGCCGGCATCGGCGTCGTGCTGATCGCCGCGCCGCCCGTGCTGCCCAAGATGCTGGGGCTGCACCTGCTGGGCGCCTACCTCGCCATCGCCACCTTCAGCGTGCTCGGGGTCGCCGCCGCAGCCTGGCGCCGGGGCGACGAGGTCGGCAAATGGGTCTGCGCCGCCTTCCTGCCCATGACCTTGTCGGTGCTGGCCAGCTTCATGCGCATCTTTGGCTGGCTGCCGGTGTCGACCGGCTCGCAATACGCCGTGGTGCTGGCGATGGGCCTGGAGATCCCGCTGCTGCTGGTGGCGTTGACCATCCGCTCGCGCGAACGCCACAGCGCCCAGGTGCGCGAACAGGCGCTGACCACGCACGACGCGCTCACCGGCCTGCTGGCGCCGCACCTGTTCCAGGACCGCCTGCGGCAGGTCATCGCCCGCTACAAGCGCGAAGGCCAGGGCGCGGCGGTGATGTTCATCGACCTGGTGAACCACGGGCCGATCAAGGATCGCTTCGGCACCGCGGTGGCCGAGCAGAGCCTGCTGCGCAGCGTGATCAAGCTGCACCGGCTGGTGCGCGACGTCGACACGGTGGCGCGGCTGGGCGAAGCGCGCTTCGCGGTGATCCTGGAAGGCGCCACCGCGCGCGCCTCCGTCACCGACCGCGGCGCGCGCCTGATCGCCGCCGGGCTGATGCCGCTGCCGGGGCTGAAGCCGGACGTCACCTTGCAGTTCCACATCGCCGCGCTGCTGCTCAGCGAGCGGCCCACGGAGGCGGGCGACGTGGAGGCGGCGCTGGCCGACCAGCTTGCGCGCATGTCACCGCGCACGCGGCGGCCGATCCGCTTCGTCGCGCCGGACACGCCGGAGCACGCGGATTCCTCGCTGTTCCTGCCTTCGGACGACGAGAAGCGCAGCCGGCCGCCGCTGTCGGCGGTGAGTTAA
- the ychF gene encoding redox-regulated ATPase YchF: MSLKCGIVGLPNVGKSTLFNALTKAGIAAENYPFCTIEPNVGVVELPDPRLAALADIVKPERIVPAIVEFVDIAGLVAGASKGEGLGNQFLAHIRETDATVNVVRCFDDENVIHVAGKVDPVSDIEVIQTELCLADLGTVEKALHRHNKTARSGDKEAAKLVAILERCQAALNEGRPVRALEFSKEDQPLVKPLCLITAKPAMFVANVAEDGFDNNPYLDRLRDYAAKQNAPVVAICAKMEAEMADMSDEDKQMFLSEIGQDEPGLNRLIRAAFKLLGLQTYFTAGVKEVRAWTVAIGATGPQAAGVIHTDFERGYIRAQTIAYEDYIAFKGEQGAKDAGKMRSEGKEYVVKDGDVMNFLFNV, encoded by the coding sequence ATGAGTTTGAAGTGCGGAATCGTGGGCCTGCCCAACGTGGGCAAGTCCACCTTGTTCAACGCCCTGACCAAGGCGGGAATCGCCGCCGAAAACTATCCTTTCTGCACCATCGAGCCGAACGTCGGCGTGGTGGAGCTCCCGGACCCCCGCCTCGCCGCGCTGGCCGACATCGTCAAGCCTGAACGCATCGTGCCAGCCATTGTCGAGTTTGTCGACATCGCCGGCCTGGTGGCGGGCGCGAGCAAGGGTGAAGGGCTGGGCAACCAGTTCCTGGCGCACATCCGCGAGACGGACGCCACGGTCAACGTGGTGCGCTGCTTCGACGACGAGAACGTGATCCACGTCGCCGGCAAGGTCGACCCCGTGAGCGACATCGAGGTGATCCAGACCGAGCTGTGCCTGGCGGACCTGGGCACGGTGGAAAAGGCCCTGCATCGCCACAACAAGACGGCGCGCTCGGGCGACAAGGAAGCGGCCAAGCTGGTCGCCATCCTCGAGCGCTGCCAGGCCGCGCTGAACGAAGGCCGGCCGGTGCGCGCGCTGGAATTCAGCAAGGAAGACCAGCCGCTCGTGAAGCCGCTGTGCCTGATCACCGCCAAGCCGGCGATGTTCGTGGCGAACGTGGCCGAAGACGGCTTCGACAACAACCCCTACCTCGACCGCCTGCGCGACTACGCGGCGAAGCAGAACGCGCCGGTGGTGGCGATCTGCGCCAAGATGGAAGCCGAGATGGCCGACATGAGCGACGAGGACAAGCAGATGTTCCTGTCGGAGATCGGCCAGGACGAGCCGGGCCTGAACCGCTTGATCCGCGCGGCCTTCAAGCTGCTGGGGCTGCAGACCTACTTCACCGCCGGCGTGAAGGAAGTGCGGGCCTGGACGGTGGCCATCGGCGCGACCGGGCCGCAGGCCGCCGGCGTGATCCACACCGACTTCGAGCGCGGCTACATCCGCGCGCAGACCATCGCCTACGAGGACTACATCGCCTTCAAGGGCGAGCAGGGCGCGAAGGACGCGGGCAAGATGCGCAGCGAAGGCAAGGAATACGTCGTCAAGGATGGCGACGTGATGAACTTCCTGTTCAACGTCTGA
- a CDS encoding DUF2846 domain-containing protein: protein MKRTFLKLCVLAAASAVLAGCATGMKHEEMAASMPKLKAGEGRVYFFRSSSMVGAAIQPDIRLNGHVVGTSKPGGFFYVDRPAGNYVASASTETEKTLSFTLQPGETKYVRSSIGFGVVAGRNTLELETHEKAVNELNSLSYTGTVAGK from the coding sequence ATGAAGCGTACGTTCCTGAAACTGTGTGTGCTGGCCGCTGCGTCCGCGGTCCTGGCGGGTTGCGCCACCGGCATGAAGCACGAAGAGATGGCTGCGAGCATGCCGAAGCTGAAGGCGGGCGAAGGCCGCGTCTACTTCTTCCGCTCGTCCTCGATGGTGGGCGCGGCGATCCAGCCCGACATCCGCCTGAACGGGCACGTGGTAGGCACGTCCAAGCCGGGCGGCTTCTTCTACGTCGACCGTCCGGCCGGCAACTACGTCGCCAGCGCCAGCACCGAGACGGAGAAGACGCTGTCCTTCACGCTGCAGCCGGGTGAGACCAAGTACGTCCGGTCGTCCATCGGCTTTGGCGTGGTCGCGGGCCGCAATACGCTGGAGCTCGAGACCCACGAGAAGGCGGTGAACGAGCTCAATTCGCTGAGCTACACCGGCACCGTCGCCGGCAAGTAA
- a CDS encoding YqaA family protein: MPSWMETLFSVLALPEYGLTTLFLAAFVSATLLPVGSEPALFGLLKLNPSLFWPAIFVATVGNTLGGMLDWWMGYGAHRIADKYSHSRWHLKALGYLERLGPKACLLAWLPIVGDPLCAVAGWLRLPFWPCTMYMAIGKFLRYLAMTGVLLWIWPH, encoded by the coding sequence ATGCCCTCCTGGATGGAAACACTGTTCTCCGTGCTGGCCCTGCCGGAGTACGGGCTGACGACCCTGTTCCTCGCCGCCTTCGTTTCGGCGACGCTGCTGCCGGTGGGCTCGGAGCCGGCGCTGTTCGGCCTGCTGAAGTTGAACCCCAGCCTGTTCTGGCCTGCGATCTTCGTGGCCACCGTAGGCAACACGCTGGGCGGCATGCTCGATTGGTGGATGGGCTACGGCGCGCATCGCATCGCCGACAAGTACAGCCATTCGCGCTGGCACCTGAAGGCGCTGGGCTACCTGGAACGGCTGGGCCCCAAGGCCTGCCTGCTGGCCTGGCTGCCTATCGTGGGCGACCCGCTGTGTGCGGTGGCCGGCTGGCTGCGGCTGCCCTTCTGGCCCTGCACGATGTACATGGCCATCGGCAAGTTCCTGCGCTACCTGGCGATGACCGGCGTGCTGCTCTGGATCTGGCCGCACTGA
- the dusB gene encoding tRNA dihydrouridine synthase DusB, with translation MNIGPYSLANNVFVAPMAGVTDRPFRQLCRAFGAGYAVSEMVTSRRELWNSLKTSRRANHEGEPGPVAVQIAGTEAQMMAEAAAYNVERGAQIIDINMGCPAKKVCNKWAGSALMQDEPLAVSIAEAVVRACEPHGVPVTLKMRTGWAASHRNALVLARAFESVGIRMLTVHGRTREQGYGGHAEYETIAAVKAAVGIPVVANGDVTSPEKARDVLRATGADAIMVGRAAQGRPWIFREIVHFLATGTHLAPPLVAEVRRALLGHLEDHYALYGEYTGVRSARKHIGWYVKALPGGAEFRDRMNNIENSAEQFAAVAAFFEALGTRMDRLPVPSTSEQAGAFAESDA, from the coding sequence ATGAACATCGGCCCTTACAGTCTCGCGAACAACGTGTTCGTGGCGCCGATGGCGGGCGTCACGGACCGTCCGTTCCGCCAGCTGTGCCGCGCATTCGGCGCGGGCTACGCGGTGAGCGAGATGGTCACTTCGCGGCGCGAGCTGTGGAACAGCCTGAAGACGTCGCGCCGCGCCAACCACGAAGGTGAGCCCGGCCCGGTGGCCGTGCAGATCGCCGGTACCGAAGCGCAGATGATGGCCGAGGCCGCGGCGTACAACGTCGAGCGCGGCGCGCAGATCATCGACATCAACATGGGCTGCCCGGCCAAGAAGGTCTGCAACAAGTGGGCGGGCTCGGCGCTGATGCAGGACGAGCCGCTCGCGGTGTCCATCGCCGAAGCCGTGGTACGCGCCTGCGAGCCGCATGGCGTGCCCGTGACCTTGAAGATGCGCACCGGCTGGGCCGCTTCGCACCGCAATGCGCTGGTGCTGGCTCGGGCGTTCGAGTCCGTCGGCATCCGCATGCTGACCGTGCATGGCCGCACGCGCGAGCAGGGCTACGGCGGCCACGCCGAATACGAAACGATCGCGGCGGTGAAAGCCGCCGTCGGCATCCCGGTGGTGGCCAATGGCGACGTCACGTCGCCGGAGAAGGCGCGCGACGTGCTGCGGGCCACGGGCGCCGATGCCATCATGGTGGGGCGCGCCGCGCAAGGGCGGCCCTGGATCTTCCGCGAGATCGTGCATTTCCTCGCCACCGGCACCCACCTGGCGCCGCCGCTGGTGGCGGAAGTGCGGCGCGCTCTGCTGGGGCACCTGGAGGACCACTACGCGCTGTATGGCGAATACACCGGCGTGCGCAGCGCGCGCAAGCACATCGGCTGGTACGTCAAGGCCTTGCCCGGGGGCGCCGAATTCCGGGACCGAATGAACAACATCGAAAACAGCGCCGAGCAGTTTGCCGCGGTGGCCGCTTTCTTCGAGGCGCTGGGTACGCGCATGGACCGCCTGCCGGTCCCCTCGACGAGCGAGCAGGCCGGCGCTTTTGCCGAGAGCGACGCATGA
- a CDS encoding Fis family transcriptional regulator → MSKKHIEECVRASLEGYFRDLRGTEPDGMYEMLVKVVEKPLLEVVMQKAENNQSRAAEWLGLNRNTLRKKLIEHKLLK, encoded by the coding sequence ATGAGCAAGAAGCACATAGAAGAATGCGTACGGGCCAGCCTGGAGGGCTACTTCCGCGACCTGCGCGGCACCGAGCCCGACGGCATGTACGAAATGCTGGTCAAGGTGGTCGAGAAGCCGCTGCTGGAAGTGGTAATGCAGAAGGCCGAGAACAACCAGTCCCGCGCCGCCGAATGGCTGGGGCTGAACCGCAATACCTTGCGGAAGAAATTGATTGAACATAAGTTGCTGAAATGA
- the purH gene encoding bifunctional phosphoribosylaminoimidazolecarboxamide formyltransferase/IMP cyclohydrolase, producing the protein MNALLSVSDKTGIVELAQALHAAGVRLLSTGGTAKLLADQGLPVTEVAELTGFPEMLDGRVKTLHPKVHGGLLARRDLPEHMAALHRHAISTIDILVVNLYPFEATVAKAGVTLEDAIENIDIGGPAMVRSGAKNWKDVAVLTDASQYEGFIAELKAGAVSQKTKFALAVAAFNRISNYDGAISDYLSSLQEDGARSMFPAQSNGRFVKIQDLRYGENPHQQAAFYRDLYPAPGSLAVAQQLQGKELSYNNIADADAAWECVKSFDAPACVIVKHANPCGVAVGKDPLEAYSKAFQTDPTSAFGGIIAFNRPVDGAAAQAVRGQFVEVLMAPAYSEEALQVFKDRPNVRLLQIALPPGGATPWDKGQNFMDVKRVGSGLLMQTADNHELQLADLKVVTKKQPTAEELQDLLFAWKVAKFVKSNAIVFCKGGMTMGVGAGQMSRLDSARIASIKAQHAKLSLQGTAVASDAFFPFRDGLDVVVDAGATCVIQPGGSMRDPEVIAAADERGVAMVFSGVRHFRH; encoded by the coding sequence ATGAACGCCCTCCTCTCCGTCTCCGACAAGACCGGTATCGTCGAACTCGCGCAAGCGTTGCATGCTGCCGGCGTGCGCCTCCTCTCCACCGGCGGCACCGCCAAGCTGCTGGCCGACCAGGGCCTGCCCGTCACCGAAGTGGCGGAGCTCACCGGCTTCCCCGAGATGCTCGACGGCCGCGTGAAGACGCTGCATCCCAAGGTGCATGGCGGCCTGCTGGCGCGGCGCGACCTGCCCGAGCACATGGCGGCCCTGCACCGCCACGCCATCAGCACGATCGACATCCTGGTGGTGAACCTCTATCCCTTCGAGGCAACGGTGGCCAAGGCCGGCGTGACGCTGGAAGACGCCATCGAGAACATCGACATCGGCGGCCCGGCCATGGTGCGCAGCGGCGCCAAGAACTGGAAGGACGTGGCGGTGCTGACCGACGCGTCGCAGTACGAAGGCTTCATCGCCGAACTGAAGGCTGGCGCGGTTTCGCAGAAGACCAAGTTCGCGCTGGCCGTCGCCGCGTTCAACCGCATCAGCAACTACGACGGCGCGATCAGCGACTACCTGTCGTCGCTGCAGGAGGATGGCGCGCGTTCGATGTTCCCGGCGCAGTCCAACGGCCGCTTCGTGAAGATCCAGGACCTGCGCTACGGCGAGAACCCGCACCAGCAGGCCGCGTTCTACCGCGACCTGTATCCGGCGCCCGGCTCGCTGGCCGTCGCGCAGCAGCTGCAGGGCAAGGAGCTTTCGTACAACAACATCGCCGATGCCGACGCGGCGTGGGAATGCGTGAAGAGCTTCGACGCGCCCGCGTGCGTGATCGTGAAGCACGCCAACCCCTGCGGCGTGGCGGTGGGCAAGGACCCGCTGGAAGCCTATTCGAAAGCCTTCCAGACCGACCCGACCTCGGCCTTCGGCGGCATCATCGCCTTCAATCGTCCGGTGGACGGCGCGGCGGCGCAGGCCGTGCGCGGCCAGTTCGTCGAAGTGCTGATGGCCCCGGCCTATTCCGAAGAGGCGCTGCAGGTCTTCAAGGACCGGCCCAACGTGCGCCTGCTGCAGATCGCGCTGCCCCCGGGCGGCGCGACGCCCTGGGACAAGGGCCAGAACTTCATGGACGTGAAGCGCGTCGGCTCCGGCCTGCTGATGCAGACCGCCGACAACCACGAGCTGCAGCTCGCGGACCTGAAGGTGGTGACGAAGAAGCAGCCGACGGCGGAAGAACTGCAGGACCTGCTGTTCGCCTGGAAGGTGGCGAAGTTCGTCAAGTCCAACGCCATCGTCTTCTGCAAGGGCGGCATGACCATGGGCGTGGGCGCGGGCCAGATGAGCCGCCTCGACTCGGCGCGCATCGCCAGCATCAAGGCGCAGCACGCCAAGCTGTCGCTGCAGGGCACGGCCGTCGCCAGCGACGCCTTCTTCCCGTTCCGCGACGGCCTCGACGTGGTGGTGGACGCGGGCGCAACCTGCGTGATCCAGCCGGGTGGCTCGATGCGCGACCCGGAAGTCATAGCCGCCGCCGACGAGCGCGGTGTGGCGATGGTGTTCAGCGGCGTGCGCCACTTCCGGCACTGA
- the hemL gene encoding glutamate-1-semialdehyde 2,1-aminomutase, whose translation MATDKNSLLFERARALIPGGVNSPVRAFRAVGGTPRFVQRAQGAWFWDANGARCIDYIGSWGPMILGHGHPRVVEAVQRAVLEGFSFGAPTEREVELAEAIVQQLPSVEMVRLVSSGTEAAMSAIRLARGATGRSRIIKFEGCYHGHADALLVKAGSGLATFGHPTSAGVPPEVVQHTHVLEYNNATQLEEAFAEFGDELACVIIEPIAGNMNFVRASLPFMQRARELCTQHGALLVFDEVMTGFRVALGGAQSVYAKQLPGFAPDMTVLGKVIGGGMPLAAFGGPRALMEKLAPLGPVYQAGTLSGNPVATACGLATLHEISQPGFYEALGARTRTLVAGLESAAAEAGVPFAADCEGGMFGFFLLPALPQNYGQVMKSDSAKFGKLFHGLLDRGVYIAPALYEAGFVSAAHSDQDIADTVSAAREVFKSL comes from the coding sequence ATGGCCACTGACAAGAACTCCCTTCTCTTCGAGCGCGCCCGCGCGCTGATCCCCGGCGGCGTGAACTCGCCGGTGCGCGCCTTCCGCGCCGTCGGCGGCACGCCGCGCTTCGTGCAGCGCGCGCAAGGCGCCTGGTTCTGGGACGCCAACGGCGCCCGCTGCATCGACTACATCGGCTCCTGGGGCCCGATGATCCTGGGCCACGGCCACCCGCGCGTCGTCGAGGCGGTGCAGCGCGCGGTCCTCGAAGGCTTCTCCTTCGGCGCGCCGACCGAGCGCGAAGTGGAGCTGGCCGAGGCCATCGTGCAGCAGCTGCCCTCGGTGGAAATGGTGCGCCTGGTGAGCTCGGGCACCGAAGCGGCGATGAGCGCGATCCGCCTGGCGCGCGGCGCCACCGGCCGCAGCCGCATCATCAAGTTCGAGGGCTGCTACCACGGCCACGCCGACGCGCTGCTGGTGAAGGCCGGTTCCGGCCTCGCGACCTTCGGCCACCCGACCAGCGCCGGCGTGCCGCCCGAGGTGGTGCAGCACACGCACGTCCTCGAATACAACAACGCCACGCAGCTGGAGGAGGCCTTTGCCGAATTCGGCGACGAGCTGGCCTGCGTGATCATCGAGCCGATCGCCGGCAACATGAATTTCGTCCGCGCCAGCCTGCCTTTCATGCAGCGGGCGCGCGAACTGTGCACCCAACATGGGGCGCTGCTGGTCTTCGACGAGGTGATGACCGGCTTCCGGGTGGCGCTGGGCGGCGCCCAAAGTGTGTACGCCAAGCAACTCCCGGGCTTCGCGCCGGACATGACGGTGCTCGGAAAGGTCATCGGCGGCGGCATGCCGCTGGCGGCTTTCGGCGGCCCGCGCGCGCTGATGGAGAAGCTGGCGCCGCTGGGCCCGGTCTACCAGGCCGGCACCTTGTCCGGCAACCCGGTGGCCACGGCCTGCGGCCTGGCGACCTTGCACGAGATCTCGCAACCGGGCTTCTATGAGGCGCTGGGCGCGCGCACCCGGACGCTGGTGGCAGGCCTGGAGTCAGCGGCGGCGGAAGCCGGCGTGCCTTTCGCGGCGGATTGCGAAGGCGGGATGTTCGGCTTCTTCCTGCTTCCCGCCTTGCCGCAGAACTACGGGCAGGTCATGAAGAGCGACAGCGCGAAGTTCGGCAAGCTGTTCCACGGCCTGCTGGATCGCGGCGTGTACATCGCGCCGGCGCTCTATGAAGCCGGGTTCGTCAGCGCGGCACACAGCGATCAGGACATCGCGGACACCGTGTCGGCGGCGCGCGAGGTCTTCAAGAGCCTCTAA